In Fimbriimonadales bacterium, a genomic segment contains:
- a CDS encoding isoaspartyl peptidase/L-asparaginase, with protein sequence MSVLFVSTWRDAGEPCVRRAYETYLETRDLLTSCERGLIEVEMDPSFRAVGFGSLPNADGEQELDAGIMDGRNLEAGAVCAVRGIVPAISLARKVMENTSHVMLAGDQARRFAERLNFQPMCLHSEYSLREYEKWKREKREAEVAHLVSDTVTIVGWESGNFADGISGGDDAHLVAACSTSGLAWKMPGRVGDSPIVGAGFYADDEAGAAGATGIGEDIWRFMLSYRAVENMRIGMNAKEACEDAIRRMIRRKPETKEKCNVVFGVTRSGDWGAAASKDGFVAWVCRDGEIQSHSIPGLN encoded by the coding sequence ATGTCCGTTCTTTTCGTTTCGACTTGGCGAGATGCGGGTGAGCCGTGTGTTCGGAGGGCTTACGAAACGTATTTGGAAACGCGAGATTTGCTCACTTCTTGTGAAAGAGGCCTCATAGAAGTCGAGATGGACCCCTCTTTCCGCGCGGTGGGTTTCGGCTCTTTGCCGAATGCCGATGGAGAACAGGAACTAGATGCCGGAATTATGGATGGTAGAAATCTCGAGGCAGGTGCGGTGTGCGCAGTTCGAGGAATTGTTCCTGCGATTTCATTGGCGCGAAAAGTTATGGAGAACACTTCCCACGTAATGTTAGCAGGAGACCAAGCGAGGAGATTCGCTGAGCGGTTGAATTTTCAACCTATGTGTCTTCATTCGGAATACAGTTTGCGAGAATACGAAAAATGGAAGCGAGAAAAACGGGAAGCGGAAGTCGCTCATCTCGTATCGGATACCGTAACTATCGTAGGATGGGAGAGCGGTAATTTCGCCGACGGGATTTCAGGGGGGGATGATGCGCACCTGGTCGCTGCTTGCAGTACGAGCGGTCTCGCTTGGAAAATGCCGGGGCGCGTTGGTGATTCTCCGATTGTCGGTGCTGGATTTTATGCCGATGATGAGGCAGGAGCGGCGGGGGCGACGGGTATCGGCGAGGATATATGGCGTTTCATGCTTTCCTATCGTGCAGTAGAGAACATGCGCATTGGAATGAATGCAAAAGAGGCATGCGAAGATGCGATACGCAGAATGATTCGAAGAAAACCGGAAACAAAAGAAAAGTGCAATGTGGTTTTCGGAGTGACACGCTCAGGAGATTGGGGAGCGGCAGCGAGCAAAGACGGTTTCGTTGCGTGGGTTTGTCGAGACGGAGAAATCCAAAGCCACTCTATTCCGGGATTGAATTGA
- the lipB gene encoding lipoyl(octanoyl) transferase LipB, whose protein sequence is MKPFSDREEKLLPHKIRAQVKWLGRVGYEECWEVQKDFAKKRAGVEIFDTLLFVEHNPVITLGAGFHQENLLLPSEEYAKRGIEIIRTDRGGDITYHGPDQLVIYPIFDIREHSKDVHEWLRLLEEAVIRTVQRFGIEAHRYPGYTGVWVGQKKIASIGIKVSRWINIHGIALNCNNDMTPFSWIVPCGIVGHPMTSLKLETGRDVTIHEAMREATAAFEEVFHLEFYS, encoded by the coding sequence ATGAAACCTTTCTCGGACCGTGAAGAGAAATTGCTTCCACATAAAATTCGAGCACAGGTGAAATGGCTCGGAAGGGTGGGATATGAGGAGTGTTGGGAGGTTCAGAAAGATTTCGCCAAGAAAAGGGCGGGCGTGGAGATTTTCGATACGTTGCTTTTCGTCGAACACAACCCAGTCATCACATTGGGTGCTGGGTTTCACCAAGAAAACCTTTTGTTGCCCTCGGAGGAATACGCAAAGCGGGGAATCGAGATTATACGAACAGACAGGGGGGGTGACATCACCTATCACGGTCCCGACCAATTGGTGATTTATCCCATTTTCGATATCCGCGAACATTCCAAAGACGTGCATGAATGGCTGAGACTATTGGAGGAAGCGGTGATTCGAACCGTACAACGTTTTGGAATCGAAGCGCATCGCTATCCGGGTTATACAGGTGTTTGGGTGGGGCAAAAGAAAATCGCTTCGATAGGAATCAAGGTGAGCCGGTGGATCAATATCCATGGAATAGCGCTGAATTGTAACAACGACATGACTCCTTTCTCCTGGATTGTTCCATGCGGAATCGTCGGTCATCCAATGACTTCTTTAAAATTAGAGACGGGAAGAGATGTCACGATACATGAAGCGATGCGAGAAGCAACTGCGGCATTCGAGGAAGTTTTTCATTTGGAATTCTATTCGTAG
- a CDS encoding efflux RND transporter periplasmic adaptor subunit — MKKRLFLFALLIVVIGFIGFRCLRPGSEEASAPQTAKVERGELLVTVVESGNIEAVTHVEVKSRVSGRVSEIVVEEGDRIEKGDLIGKIDPQELRLQLEQTSAQLKGAESVVRRSEKNIPILQKELKEELVRAEARYLQAKRAMETQPALSQNSIQQARAAYEQAKQALELLISTTHPRERVNAEAEVRKAKATFENDKRNYERQVSLYQKGYVSERSVNDARTQMELSEANYQQAQDALARLKSRHETEVKNAQQNVKQAEAALNQALANAELDKNRNEEYREAKAAYEQAKNNLNRVELERQSLLQAAAQAEQLRIAVADNLRQLSETEIRAPISGVVTRKLVEPGELVTALSSFTGGTTVVEIADLSQLRVKLEVNEIDVAKIRKGMKAEIEIDAFPDRKFSGVISKIAPANVVEATATTASPVVKYGVEVLLTERDTRIKPGMSAKCTIKVLDKKNVLKVPIEYVGKDSKGFYVMVAKEVPKKGKPPSTERREVRVGASSATHMEILSGVREGETVVMPPYEGPPRKGAIQIGEE, encoded by the coding sequence ATGAAGAAAAGGCTGTTTCTTTTCGCGCTTCTTATCGTGGTTATCGGCTTTATCGGATTCCGATGCCTTCGCCCGGGAAGTGAGGAAGCCTCCGCTCCTCAAACCGCTAAAGTAGAGCGAGGCGAATTGCTCGTTACGGTAGTGGAATCCGGAAATATCGAAGCGGTAACTCATGTCGAAGTAAAAAGCCGCGTTTCAGGTCGCGTTTCCGAAATTGTCGTCGAAGAAGGGGACAGAATCGAAAAAGGTGACCTCATCGGGAAAATAGACCCGCAAGAACTACGTTTGCAACTCGAGCAAACCTCCGCACAATTGAAAGGCGCTGAAAGCGTCGTAAGGCGCTCGGAAAAAAATATCCCTATCCTGCAAAAAGAACTGAAGGAAGAACTCGTTCGTGCAGAAGCACGCTATCTTCAGGCGAAACGCGCAATGGAAACTCAACCGGCTCTCAGTCAAAATTCCATACAACAAGCGCGTGCGGCTTATGAACAAGCAAAACAGGCTCTCGAACTTCTAATTTCGACCACACATCCCAGAGAACGCGTAAATGCAGAAGCAGAAGTTCGGAAAGCGAAAGCGACGTTCGAAAACGATAAAAGAAATTACGAAAGGCAAGTTTCGTTATACCAAAAAGGGTACGTATCGGAAAGGTCAGTAAATGACGCTCGTACACAGATGGAACTTTCCGAAGCGAATTATCAACAGGCGCAAGATGCATTAGCAAGACTTAAATCGCGTCATGAAACGGAGGTGAAAAACGCCCAGCAAAACGTGAAACAGGCGGAGGCAGCGTTAAATCAAGCGCTTGCAAATGCCGAACTCGACAAAAATCGCAATGAAGAATATCGAGAAGCAAAAGCGGCTTATGAGCAAGCGAAAAATAACCTGAATCGAGTGGAACTGGAAAGGCAATCTCTTTTACAAGCGGCAGCCCAAGCCGAACAACTTCGCATAGCCGTCGCCGATAATTTGCGTCAACTCAGCGAGACGGAAATCCGTGCGCCGATTTCCGGCGTCGTAACGCGAAAACTCGTCGAGCCTGGTGAATTAGTAACGGCATTGAGTAGCTTCACGGGGGGGACGACCGTCGTGGAGATTGCCGACCTTTCCCAATTGCGGGTGAAGTTGGAAGTCAACGAAATAGACGTTGCGAAAATACGCAAAGGAATGAAAGCAGAAATCGAAATCGACGCATTCCCCGATAGAAAATTTTCAGGAGTCATCTCTAAAATTGCTCCTGCGAATGTGGTAGAAGCGACAGCGACGACAGCATCTCCCGTCGTAAAATACGGTGTCGAAGTGCTCTTGACGGAACGCGATACGAGAATCAAACCCGGAATGTCGGCGAAATGCACGATAAAAGTGCTCGATAAGAAAAACGTTCTCAAAGTCCCCATCGAATACGTCGGAAAGGATTCGAAAGGCTTCTATGTTATGGTAGCGAAAGAAGTTCCTAAAAAGGGGAAGCCGCCTTCGACAGAACGTCGTGAAGTTCGAGTCGGTGCTTCGAGCGCAACCCACATGGAAATTCTTTCCGGGGTTCGTGAAGGAGAAACCGTCGTAATGCCACCGTATGAAGGTCCTCCGCGAAAAGGCGCAATTCAAATCGGGGAAGAATGA
- a CDS encoding ABC transporter permease — MTGIIQAFLIALDMLLAHKLRAVLTILGVIIGVMSVTIIFMLSEGFQLYLKTQFLRLGADTIFLFYDPGRRMRGQTTGGIEDLRMSDLDYIRNRSQLIEIASAYNEIGGRTVRYGEQEMSNPRIQAVDEHFPTLNRLKVIEGRHLTEKDIKERNNVCVIGVEIRSRLFGSESPIGKKILLPGITLEVVGVLEEIEFMGEGTGRALLIPITTVQDKWLGGDDLMLILMRPKPGVTVEQAMDEVWQIMMRKSGNRPIYRLDSRGSILQTFGAIIRVAGIILGAIAALSLLVGGIGIMNIMLVSVTERTREIGLRKAVGATRTAILMQFLVESATLSLAGGMIGMGLGWLIGYAGSTATKAMGIMGGTGFMVSFPVWAALFALAFSASVGIVFGMYPAMRAASLDPIVALRAE, encoded by the coding sequence ATGACAGGAATTATTCAAGCGTTTCTCATTGCGCTCGATATGTTGCTCGCTCATAAGTTGCGCGCTGTCTTGACGATTTTAGGTGTGATTATTGGCGTGATGAGCGTTACGATTATTTTCATGTTGTCCGAAGGGTTTCAACTTTATCTCAAAACTCAGTTCCTTCGATTAGGCGCAGACACGATCTTTCTATTTTATGACCCAGGGCGACGTATGCGAGGGCAAACCACGGGGGGGATCGAAGATCTTCGTATGAGCGACCTCGATTATATCCGCAATCGCTCACAACTCATCGAAATTGCTTCCGCTTATAACGAAATCGGTGGACGAACCGTGCGCTACGGTGAACAAGAAATGTCGAATCCGAGAATACAAGCGGTTGACGAACACTTCCCCACCTTGAACCGCCTAAAGGTTATCGAAGGTCGCCATCTAACGGAAAAGGACATCAAAGAACGAAACAACGTTTGCGTGATAGGGGTCGAGATTCGAAGTCGTTTGTTCGGAAGCGAATCACCGATTGGTAAAAAAATTCTTCTTCCTGGAATCACGTTAGAAGTCGTGGGGGTTTTGGAGGAGATCGAGTTCATGGGCGAAGGAACTGGCAGAGCGTTGTTGATTCCCATAACTACGGTTCAAGACAAATGGTTAGGGGGGGACGACCTCATGTTAATTTTAATGCGCCCGAAACCTGGTGTAACGGTGGAACAGGCGATGGACGAGGTGTGGCAAATCATGATGCGAAAATCCGGAAACCGCCCTATTTACCGCTTGGATTCTCGCGGTTCTATTTTGCAAACTTTCGGAGCCATCATCCGAGTTGCAGGAATAATTTTAGGTGCAATCGCTGCACTCTCTCTATTGGTGGGGGGGATTGGAATCATGAACATTATGCTGGTTTCCGTAACGGAACGAACACGTGAAATTGGTCTTCGCAAAGCAGTGGGGGCGACCCGCACTGCGATTTTGATGCAATTTTTGGTGGAATCCGCGACTCTTTCTCTTGCTGGGGGAATGATTGGAATGGGTTTAGGCTGGTTGATTGGCTACGCAGGCTCTACGGCTACGAAAGCAATGGGAATAATGGGGGGGACGGGATTCATGGTTTCCTTTCCCGTTTGGGCTGCCTTGTTCGCGCTTGCCTTCTCCGCAAGTGTGGGGATAGTGTTCGGAATG